From Pseudarthrobacter equi, a single genomic window includes:
- the glpK gene encoding glycerol kinase GlpK: MNQYVIAIDQGTTSTRAIIFDHSGAIVSSGQMEHEQIFPKAGWVEHNAAEIWNNTREVIASALSKANLTRHDIAAVGITNQRETAVVWDKTTGEPVYNAIVWQDTRTQDIVDELSKDGGGDRFKQKVGLPLATYFSGTKIKWILDNVDGAREKAEAGNLVFGNTDCWVLWNLTGGVDGGVHVTDVTNASRTLFMDLETLQWDDEILGVFGVPRSMMPEIKSSSEVYGTVHTSQLLRETPVAGILGDQQAATFGQAAFETGEAKNTYGTGCFLIFNTGEEIVHSKNGLLTTVGYKLGDAKPHYALEGSIAVTGSLIQWLRDNLGMISSAPEVETLAATVKDNGGVYIVPAFSGLFAPYWRPDARGAIVGLTRFVNKNHIARAALEATAFQTREVLDAVNADSGVPLTELKVDGGMVANDALMQFQADILGVPVIRPKVIETTALGAAYAAGLAVGFWKDLGELSSNWSEDKRWEPQLDQAEQERQMRLWRKAVTKSMDWVDEDVQ, encoded by the coding sequence ATGAACCAGTACGTAATCGCCATTGACCAGGGCACCACCAGTACGCGCGCCATCATTTTTGACCACAGCGGCGCCATTGTCTCCTCGGGCCAGATGGAACACGAGCAGATCTTCCCCAAAGCAGGATGGGTGGAACACAATGCCGCGGAAATCTGGAACAACACCCGCGAGGTCATCGCCTCTGCCCTCTCCAAGGCGAACCTGACACGGCACGATATCGCCGCCGTCGGCATCACCAACCAGCGCGAAACCGCTGTGGTGTGGGACAAGACCACCGGTGAGCCCGTGTACAACGCCATCGTGTGGCAGGACACCCGGACGCAGGACATCGTGGACGAGCTCTCCAAGGACGGCGGCGGTGACCGGTTCAAACAGAAGGTGGGCCTGCCGCTGGCCACCTACTTCTCCGGCACCAAGATCAAGTGGATCCTGGACAACGTGGACGGCGCCCGGGAAAAAGCGGAGGCCGGCAACCTGGTCTTCGGCAACACCGACTGCTGGGTCTTGTGGAACCTGACAGGCGGCGTGGACGGCGGAGTGCACGTCACCGACGTCACCAACGCATCCCGGACGCTGTTCATGGACCTGGAGACCCTGCAGTGGGATGACGAGATCCTCGGCGTTTTCGGTGTTCCGCGCAGCATGATGCCCGAGATCAAATCGTCCTCGGAGGTGTACGGCACCGTCCACACCTCGCAGCTGCTGCGTGAAACCCCGGTGGCGGGCATCCTGGGCGACCAGCAGGCGGCAACCTTCGGCCAGGCAGCCTTCGAAACCGGCGAAGCCAAGAACACCTACGGCACCGGCTGCTTCCTGATCTTCAACACCGGTGAGGAAATCGTCCACTCCAAGAACGGGCTGCTCACCACGGTGGGCTACAAGCTTGGCGACGCCAAGCCCCACTACGCCCTGGAAGGCTCCATCGCTGTCACGGGTTCGCTCATTCAGTGGCTGCGGGACAACCTGGGCATGATCAGCAGCGCTCCCGAGGTCGAAACACTGGCGGCAACCGTCAAGGACAACGGCGGTGTGTACATTGTTCCGGCGTTCTCGGGCCTGTTCGCTCCGTACTGGCGCCCGGACGCACGCGGCGCGATCGTTGGCCTCACCAGGTTCGTCAACAAGAACCACATCGCCCGTGCGGCGTTGGAGGCAACGGCATTCCAGACCCGCGAGGTGCTGGACGCGGTCAACGCGGACTCCGGTGTTCCGCTGACCGAGCTGAAGGTCGACGGCGGCATGGTTGCCAATGACGCGCTGATGCAGTTCCAGGCGGACATCCTTGGCGTGCCCGTGATCCGCCCGAAGGTCATCGAGACCACGGCGCTGGGTGCAGCGTACGCGGCGGGGCTGGCCGTCGGGTTCTGGAAGGACCTCGGCGAGCTTTCGTCTAACTGGTCCGAGGACAAGCGCTGGGAACCCCAGCTGGACCAGGCTGAGCAGGAACGCCAGATGCGGCTCTGGCGCAAGGCGGTCACCAAGTCCATGGACTGGGTGGACGAAGACGTGCAGTAG
- a CDS encoding MIP/aquaporin family protein — protein sequence MSLGIVFLSEVFGTAMLTLLGCGVVANVALRGTKGNSGGFLMVTWGWGIAVFCGVFVAAKSGAHLNPAVTVGLLINGKAEYAPGVAVDVASTLTYFAGEMLGAFLGAVVCWLAYKQHFDTEEAAASKLGVFSTGPALRSTPWNLVTEIIGTFVLVFVILTLGGTPSGLGPLAVALLVVGIGVSLGGPTGYAINPARDLGPRIAHALLPIRGKGSSDWGYSWIPVVGPLVGGALGGIVARIAPIIITAAS from the coding sequence ATGTCTCTTGGAATTGTGTTCTTATCCGAGGTGTTCGGAACGGCGATGCTCACCCTGCTGGGCTGCGGCGTTGTTGCCAACGTCGCCCTGCGGGGAACGAAAGGCAACAGCGGCGGGTTCCTGATGGTCACCTGGGGATGGGGTATCGCCGTATTCTGCGGCGTGTTCGTCGCCGCAAAGTCGGGGGCGCACCTGAACCCGGCCGTGACCGTGGGCCTGCTCATTAACGGGAAGGCCGAGTACGCTCCCGGCGTCGCCGTGGACGTAGCGTCGACACTGACCTACTTCGCCGGTGAAATGCTGGGCGCCTTCCTTGGCGCTGTGGTCTGCTGGCTCGCCTACAAGCAGCACTTCGACACGGAAGAGGCCGCTGCCAGCAAACTCGGCGTTTTCTCCACCGGCCCCGCCCTCCGCTCCACCCCCTGGAACCTGGTCACCGAGATCATCGGCACGTTCGTGCTCGTGTTCGTCATCCTTACCCTGGGTGGCACCCCCTCGGGCCTCGGGCCGCTGGCTGTCGCACTGCTCGTCGTAGGCATCGGCGTCTCGCTGGGTGGACCCACCGGCTACGCCATCAACCCCGCCCGTGACCTTGGTCCCCGCATCGCCCACGCCCTGCTTCCCATCCGGGGCAAGGGTTCCAGCGACTGGGGCTACTCCTGGATTCCGGTGGTCGGTCCCCTGGTAGGCGGTGCCCTCGGTGGCATCGTGGCACGGATCGCCCCCATCATCATCACTGCCGCTTCCTGA
- a CDS encoding glycerol-3-phosphate dehydrogenase/oxidase yields the protein MHAKPKGVVLGPKEPTVQPSAAPAPKPAAERNSVHNLRLRPHAKVLVVGGGINGVGTFRDLALQGVDVALVERGDYCQGASGASSHMIHGGIRYLENGEFRLVRESVVERNRLLRIAPHYVKPLQTTIPIFSTFSGILSAPLRFLTHKQQGKPKERGAFLIKVGLSLYDSFSRDGGSVPRHQFRGHKRALTELPDLRPDIKYAATYFDASVHNPERLTLDVLQDGEKAGQAKPGGAAGQGSTARASNYLSLQSVTSRPNPGTGKGGTVRLRDELTGEEFDFTADVIVNTTGAWVDLTNEAMGTTSSFMGGTKGSHIVLDSPELLAACRGREIFFEHTDGRIVLIYPMGDRVLVGTTDVDADMSQDAVCTDEEIDYFFDLVGHVFPRIPVTRNQIVYTFSGVRPLPRHDATQPGFVSRDYRIEARRPAPTGTGAVVLSLVGGKWTTFRALAEHLTNDVLAELGMHRKVSTAQLPIGGGAGFPADDAGVQRWLKAHMGHGRDADRTAGLLTRYGTRAEAVIEYLDAGPDRLLHSTRELSVRELEFMAAHEQVGHLVDVLIRRTSLAFRGLVTGELLNEVADILSVPLQWDAAARSAEISHAQEVLQRLHRVETHSLVA from the coding sequence ATGCACGCAAAGCCCAAGGGAGTCGTTTTGGGACCCAAGGAACCAACTGTCCAACCATCCGCAGCACCCGCGCCAAAGCCGGCAGCGGAGCGCAATTCCGTCCACAACCTCAGGCTCCGGCCGCACGCGAAAGTGCTGGTGGTCGGCGGAGGCATCAACGGCGTCGGAACCTTCCGGGACCTCGCACTGCAGGGCGTTGACGTAGCCCTCGTGGAACGCGGCGACTACTGCCAGGGCGCCAGCGGAGCGTCGTCCCACATGATCCACGGCGGCATCCGCTACCTGGAAAACGGCGAGTTCCGGCTGGTCCGCGAATCAGTGGTAGAACGCAACAGGCTGCTGCGGATCGCACCCCACTACGTCAAGCCGCTGCAGACCACTATTCCCATCTTCAGCACGTTTTCCGGCATCCTTTCGGCTCCGTTGCGGTTCCTGACGCACAAGCAGCAGGGCAAGCCCAAAGAGCGCGGTGCCTTCCTCATCAAGGTTGGACTCAGCCTCTACGATTCCTTCTCCAGGGACGGCGGCAGTGTCCCGCGGCACCAGTTCCGTGGACACAAGCGCGCCCTCACGGAACTGCCGGACCTTCGGCCCGACATCAAATACGCAGCCACCTACTTTGACGCTTCGGTGCACAACCCCGAGCGCCTCACGCTGGACGTCCTGCAGGACGGCGAGAAGGCCGGCCAGGCGAAGCCGGGGGGAGCCGCCGGCCAGGGAAGCACTGCACGCGCCAGCAACTACCTTTCCCTGCAGTCCGTGACCTCCCGCCCCAATCCCGGTACCGGCAAGGGCGGCACCGTCCGGCTGCGTGACGAGCTGACGGGGGAGGAGTTCGACTTCACCGCCGACGTCATCGTGAACACCACCGGCGCCTGGGTGGACCTGACCAACGAAGCCATGGGGACCACCTCGTCGTTCATGGGCGGCACCAAGGGTTCCCACATTGTGCTCGACTCTCCCGAACTGCTCGCCGCATGCCGGGGCCGGGAAATCTTCTTCGAACACACTGACGGCCGGATCGTCCTCATCTACCCGATGGGGGACCGGGTCCTGGTCGGTACCACCGACGTTGACGCCGACATGTCACAGGACGCCGTCTGCACCGATGAGGAAATCGACTACTTCTTCGACCTCGTGGGGCATGTGTTCCCGAGGATCCCGGTCACGCGCAACCAGATTGTCTACACCTTCTCGGGTGTGCGTCCGCTGCCCAGGCATGATGCCACCCAGCCGGGCTTCGTCTCCCGTGACTACCGCATCGAAGCGCGCCGCCCGGCACCCACGGGGACCGGCGCCGTCGTACTCAGCCTGGTAGGCGGCAAATGGACCACCTTCCGTGCCCTTGCCGAACACCTCACCAACGATGTCCTGGCAGAGCTCGGCATGCACCGCAAAGTCTCGACAGCGCAGCTGCCCATTGGCGGCGGCGCCGGGTTCCCGGCGGACGACGCCGGAGTGCAGCGGTGGCTCAAGGCCCATATGGGCCACGGCCGGGACGCGGACCGCACCGCAGGTCTCCTGACCAGGTACGGCACCCGCGCAGAAGCGGTGATCGAATACCTCGACGCCGGTCCGGACCGGCTCCTGCACTCGACCCGCGAACTGAGCGTCCGCGAACTGGAGTTCATGGCAGCCCACGAACAGGTGGGGCACCTGGTGGATGTGCTGATCAGGCGCACCTCCCTTGCTTTCCGGGGACTGGTGACCGGCGAACTCCTGAACGAGGTGGCAGACATCCTGTCCGTTCCGCTGCAGTGGGACGCTGCCGCCCGGAGCGCCGAGATCAGCCACGCCCAGGAAGTCCTGCAGCGGCTGCACAGAGTGGAAACACACAGCCTGGTCGCTTAG
- a CDS encoding sugar-binding transcriptional regulator codes for MAASRHADALRAAQMYYLQDLTMDAIARELRTSRSTVSRLLSAARDSGLVQVQIRNPLDTGPELEGMIRRRFNVDVHVVPVLETLNEAETLDRVAMQAARTIGPLVDSNAIIGVAWGSTLSAVSRHLTRKITHDSVIVQLNGAGNMHTTGITYASDIMRRFGSAYGARVEQFPVPAFFDHAATKTAMWNERSVQRILELQAKMSIAIFGVGSVNADYPSHVYAGGYLDETDLNILATSDVVGDVATVFFRSDGSSDGIILNERSTGPALAELRQVRRRICVVSGVSKINGLRGALAANLATDLILDEATARRLVDFESLAPRNG; via the coding sequence ATGGCCGCCTCCCGGCACGCAGACGCGCTCCGCGCTGCACAAATGTATTACCTGCAGGACCTCACCATGGATGCGATTGCGCGCGAACTCCGGACGTCCCGTTCCACGGTTTCGCGACTGCTTTCGGCTGCCCGTGACTCCGGCCTGGTGCAGGTGCAGATCCGTAACCCGCTCGATACCGGTCCTGAGCTTGAGGGCATGATCCGCAGGCGGTTCAACGTGGACGTTCACGTGGTCCCTGTCCTGGAGACCCTGAATGAAGCGGAAACCCTTGACCGGGTGGCCATGCAGGCTGCGCGCACCATCGGGCCGCTGGTGGACTCCAACGCCATCATCGGAGTGGCCTGGGGCTCCACCCTGAGCGCCGTCAGCCGGCACCTGACCAGGAAGATCACCCACGACAGCGTCATCGTGCAACTGAACGGCGCGGGCAACATGCACACCACAGGCATCACCTACGCCAGCGACATCATGCGCAGGTTCGGCAGCGCCTACGGTGCCCGCGTGGAACAGTTCCCCGTACCCGCCTTCTTCGACCATGCCGCCACCAAAACCGCCATGTGGAATGAACGCAGCGTGCAGCGCATCCTCGAGCTGCAGGCCAAGATGAGCATCGCCATCTTCGGTGTTGGCTCCGTCAACGCCGACTACCCCAGCCACGTCTATGCAGGCGGCTACCTCGATGAAACCGACCTCAACATCCTGGCCACCTCTGATGTGGTGGGTGACGTTGCCACGGTGTTCTTCCGCAGCGACGGCTCCTCCGACGGGATCATCCTGAACGAACGCTCAACGGGCCCTGCCCTGGCCGAGCTCAGGCAGGTCCGCAGAAGGATCTGCGTGGTGTCAGGCGTGTCCAAGATCAACGGCCTGCGCGGCGCCCTGGCAGCAAACCTCGCCACCGACCTGATCCTGGACGAGGCCACCGCGCGCCGCCTGGTGGATTTCGAAAGCCTGGCCCCACGCAATGGGTAG
- a CDS encoding aldo/keto reductase → MKTSPRLSLNNGVLINQLGFGLYKVPPADAAGLVQAALAAGYRHFDTAAMYGNETGVARGLSAQLSSPSAGISGGSGELFPGISREDIFVTTKLWNDHHGYDAALRAFDDSMVNLGLDYVDLYLIHWPCPRKGLFPETYRALETLYREGRVRAIGVSNFQPVHLDRLLQTAEVVPAVNQIELHPWLQQEELRHKHQELGILTEAWSPLGRGQVLADPVIQACAAEHRRTPAQVILRWHMQLGHVAIPKASSEARIRENLDVFGFELSSRDMAALAGLDRGHRTGSHPDNVN, encoded by the coding sequence ATGAAAACCTCACCGCGGCTGAGCCTGAACAACGGCGTGCTGATCAACCAGCTCGGGTTCGGGCTTTACAAGGTGCCCCCTGCCGACGCCGCAGGGCTGGTGCAGGCAGCGCTCGCCGCCGGCTACCGCCACTTTGACACAGCTGCCATGTATGGGAACGAAACGGGCGTGGCACGGGGCCTCAGCGCCCAGCTCAGCTCCCCGTCCGCGGGAATCAGCGGAGGATCCGGGGAACTGTTTCCGGGGATCTCCCGGGAAGACATCTTCGTCACCACGAAACTCTGGAACGATCACCACGGCTACGACGCAGCGCTGCGCGCCTTCGATGACTCCATGGTCAACCTGGGGCTGGACTACGTGGACCTCTACCTCATCCACTGGCCCTGCCCGCGCAAGGGTCTGTTCCCGGAAACCTACCGTGCCCTCGAAACGCTGTACCGGGAGGGAAGGGTGCGGGCCATTGGCGTCAGCAACTTCCAGCCGGTCCACCTGGACCGGCTCCTGCAGACTGCCGAAGTGGTGCCGGCCGTCAACCAGATCGAACTCCACCCCTGGCTCCAGCAGGAGGAGCTCCGCCACAAGCACCAGGAACTCGGCATCCTGACCGAGGCGTGGAGCCCCCTGGGGCGCGGCCAGGTCCTGGCCGACCCCGTCATCCAGGCCTGCGCTGCCGAACACCGGCGGACACCCGCGCAGGTCATTCTCCGCTGGCACATGCAGCTGGGCCACGTCGCCATCCCGAAGGCCAGCTCAGAAGCACGCATCAGAGAGAACCTTGATGTCTTCGGGTTCGAGCTGTCATCCCGGGACATGGCGGCGCTCGCAGGCCTGGACCGCGGTCACCGCACCGGCTCCCACCCGGACAACGTCAACTAG
- a CDS encoding alpha/beta fold hydrolase, which yields MNTTHPGGSGTPSFFSADLAARTTASTLDLDGAAVAYWTYEPVQVQPETRTILVIHGFRGDHHGLLRVADELPDMRIIMPDLPGFGSSAAFPSGAHSVEQYGRFITAFMEALSLGPDTVLLGHSFGSIVASHFVARHPGAVNPLILVNPIAAPALEGPKGIMTRLAVLYYRLAARLPNKAGQALLRNPLIVRIMSETMAKTGDRALRAFIHGQHHAYFSSFADRDSLLESFTASVSHHVSEVAAGLKLPVLLIAGEKDEIATLPDQHKLLALLPAAELKVIPGVGHLIHYETPEPAARHIRTFLKDHPA from the coding sequence ATGAACACAACACACCCGGGCGGCTCCGGCACGCCCAGCTTCTTCAGTGCGGACCTGGCGGCCCGCACCACCGCTTCGACGCTGGACCTTGACGGCGCGGCAGTTGCCTACTGGACCTACGAGCCGGTGCAGGTGCAGCCCGAAACACGGACCATCCTGGTCATCCACGGATTCCGCGGTGACCACCACGGACTCCTGCGGGTTGCCGACGAGCTCCCCGACATGAGGATCATCATGCCGGACCTGCCCGGCTTCGGAAGTTCCGCGGCTTTCCCGTCCGGTGCCCACTCGGTGGAACAGTACGGCCGGTTCATCACGGCGTTCATGGAGGCCCTGTCCCTCGGGCCGGACACGGTTCTGCTGGGGCATTCATTCGGGTCCATCGTCGCCTCGCACTTTGTAGCCCGCCACCCGGGGGCCGTGAACCCGCTTATCCTGGTCAATCCCATCGCCGCCCCGGCCCTTGAGGGCCCCAAGGGAATCATGACCAGGCTGGCGGTCCTCTACTACCGCCTCGCCGCCCGGCTCCCCAACAAGGCCGGCCAGGCGCTGCTCCGCAACCCGCTGATTGTCCGGATCATGAGTGAAACCATGGCAAAGACCGGAGACAGGGCGCTCCGCGCCTTCATCCACGGCCAGCACCACGCCTACTTCAGTTCCTTCGCTGACAGGGACAGCCTGCTGGAGTCCTTCACGGCCTCGGTCAGCCACCACGTCAGCGAAGTGGCGGCCGGCCTCAAACTTCCCGTGCTGCTGATCGCCGGGGAGAAAGACGAGATCGCCACTCTGCCGGACCAGCACAAACTCCTGGCGCTCCTGCCTGCCGCCGAACTCAAAGTGATCCCCGGCGTCGGGCACCTGATCCACTACGAGACGCCGGAACCGGCCGCCCGCCATATCCGAACCTTCCTGAAGGACCACCCCGCGTGA
- a CDS encoding glycosyltransferase family 4 protein, producing MKIVIDARFTRTDHHDGISRYGASLIAATAKIADVSMLISDKRQLALLPDVPYTLINSPLSPLELFVARKVNPLNADVVVCPMQTMGTWGRKYGLVLTLHDLIYYEHPAPPGFLPPPVRLLWRLYHKAYWPQRLLLNRADTVATISRTTEALIAKYRLTRRPVRIISNAPQPAQQPRRPGDGADKTIVYMGSFMPYKNVETMLAGMAGLPGYTLHLLSRITPGRRAELELLVPAGASVVFHNGVTDAEYDSYLRTATALVSLSRAEGYGLPLVEAMALGTPVIASDIPIFREVGGDAATYVDPASPSQFSEAVARLQDDGHWQEISRLSVIRAKEFTWDESARQLMDTAREIVAKRRR from the coding sequence GTGAAGATCGTCATCGACGCCCGTTTTACCCGGACCGACCACCACGACGGCATCAGCCGCTACGGTGCCAGCCTGATCGCGGCCACGGCGAAGATCGCGGACGTCAGCATGCTGATCTCGGACAAACGGCAACTGGCCTTGCTGCCTGACGTTCCCTACACCCTCATCAACAGTCCGCTCTCACCGCTGGAACTGTTCGTTGCGCGCAAGGTGAACCCCCTGAACGCCGATGTGGTGGTCTGTCCCATGCAGACCATGGGAACCTGGGGACGCAAGTACGGGCTGGTACTGACGCTGCACGACCTGATCTACTACGAACACCCCGCCCCGCCCGGGTTCCTCCCCCCGCCCGTGCGGTTGCTGTGGCGGCTGTACCACAAGGCCTACTGGCCCCAGCGGCTGCTCCTCAACCGGGCCGACACCGTGGCCACCATCAGCCGGACCACTGAGGCGCTGATCGCCAAGTACCGCCTGACCCGGCGTCCGGTGCGGATCATCAGCAACGCGCCCCAGCCTGCGCAGCAACCGCGCCGTCCCGGCGACGGCGCCGACAAGACCATCGTCTACATGGGCTCGTTCATGCCCTACAAGAACGTGGAAACGATGCTGGCGGGGATGGCCGGCCTGCCCGGCTACACCCTGCACCTGCTGAGCCGGATCACGCCCGGGCGGCGCGCAGAGCTGGAGCTGCTGGTCCCGGCCGGAGCCTCAGTGGTCTTCCACAACGGGGTGACGGACGCGGAGTACGACTCCTACCTGCGTACGGCCACTGCCCTGGTGAGCCTGTCCCGCGCCGAAGGTTATGGCCTTCCGCTCGTGGAAGCCATGGCCTTGGGGACGCCCGTGATCGCCAGCGACATTCCGATCTTCCGCGAAGTGGGTGGGGACGCAGCCACCTACGTCGACCCCGCCTCGCCCTCCCAGTTCTCGGAGGCCGTGGCCCGGTTGCAGGATGACGGGCACTGGCAGGAGATCTCCCGGCTGTCCGTTATCCGCGCCAAAGAATTCACCTGGGATGAATCAGCACGCCAGCTGATGGACACGGCCCGGGAAATCGTGGCGAAACGGCGCCGGTAG
- a CDS encoding primosomal protein N' — protein MAEDSAQPALDLSVQGGGPVQPTLLQGFPASTQPVGIPLAEHLPVARVMVESSLPHLDRPFDYAVPAAMDADAKPGVRVKVPFNGQQLNGFLMDRLSVSDAGHTLVPLAKVVSPVPVLIPAVAELANAVAARYAGTVSDVLRLAVPPRMARLEKEYLSGPEEAVSVPASREAEGSPSFGAWAGYRNGMAFLRHLSAGGSPRAVINPLQGYGPSGWPQLLAEAVAATYAAGRGAVVVVPDYRDLDRLEQALRALIPVEAVARLTADDGPTPRYRSFLRLLAGTARVAIGTRSAAFAPVANLGLVACWDDGDDLHIDQRAPYAHTREVLLLRAEQEGTACLLAGHARSTEVQRLVDAGWALPVEPDRQTIRRTVPRVLNTADSFEQERDPLARIARLPGAAWRAAKGGLERGPVLIQVARAGYAPSLVCESCREPARCGNCQGPLALGGSSAIPQCRWCSTPAPDWRCVHCTGRRLRKGATGVLRTAEELGRAFPGTTVVTSSGDHVKAAVGHGKALVVATVGAEPVAEGGYAAALLLDGDSLLRRETLRAGEDTVRRWFNAAALVRPASEGGLAVITAGDTAAVGALLRWDPAGYAQRELSLRVELQLPPAVRIASVTGPRAAVEHFTGAVSADLAGSGILLRMAGPAPVLPAGPPAAGRSGEDVRTLLFFPYGQAAVVVRVLRATRSAVAAKRAFDPFQLRLDGVDVL, from the coding sequence ATGGCCGAAGACTCCGCACAGCCCGCCCTGGATCTTTCCGTCCAGGGCGGCGGGCCCGTCCAGCCCACGCTGCTGCAGGGCTTCCCTGCCAGCACCCAACCAGTCGGCATACCCCTTGCCGAACACCTGCCGGTGGCGCGGGTCATGGTGGAATCATCCCTGCCGCACCTCGACCGCCCCTTCGACTACGCCGTCCCCGCAGCCATGGACGCCGACGCCAAGCCCGGGGTCCGCGTCAAAGTCCCCTTCAACGGCCAACAGCTCAACGGCTTCCTGATGGACAGGCTTTCCGTTTCCGACGCCGGCCACACGCTTGTGCCGTTGGCGAAGGTGGTCTCCCCGGTGCCTGTCCTCATCCCGGCGGTGGCAGAACTCGCCAACGCCGTTGCAGCCCGGTATGCGGGCACCGTCAGCGACGTCCTTCGGCTCGCAGTGCCGCCACGCATGGCCAGGCTGGAAAAGGAATATCTTTCCGGTCCCGAAGAAGCAGTGTCCGTGCCGGCCAGCCGTGAAGCCGAGGGCAGCCCGTCCTTCGGCGCGTGGGCCGGCTACCGCAACGGCATGGCCTTCCTCCGCCACCTCTCCGCCGGCGGATCCCCCCGCGCCGTCATCAACCCGCTGCAAGGCTATGGCCCGTCCGGCTGGCCCCAACTGCTGGCCGAGGCCGTCGCCGCCACCTACGCCGCCGGGCGCGGAGCCGTGGTGGTGGTACCGGACTACCGCGACCTTGACCGGCTGGAGCAGGCTCTCAGGGCACTGATTCCGGTGGAGGCGGTGGCCAGGCTCACCGCCGACGACGGGCCCACACCGCGGTACCGCAGTTTCCTGCGGCTCCTGGCCGGCACTGCCCGGGTTGCCATCGGCACCAGGTCGGCTGCGTTCGCGCCAGTGGCCAACCTGGGCCTGGTGGCTTGCTGGGACGACGGTGACGATCTCCACATTGACCAGCGCGCCCCCTACGCCCACACCCGCGAGGTCCTGCTCCTGCGCGCCGAACAGGAAGGTACGGCCTGCCTCCTTGCCGGCCATGCCCGGAGTACCGAGGTCCAGAGACTGGTTGACGCCGGCTGGGCCCTGCCCGTTGAACCGGACCGGCAGACCATCAGGCGCACGGTACCGCGGGTCCTCAATACCGCAGACAGCTTCGAACAGGAACGCGACCCCCTCGCCCGGATCGCACGCCTGCCCGGTGCCGCGTGGCGGGCCGCCAAGGGAGGGCTCGAACGCGGGCCTGTCCTCATCCAGGTGGCGCGGGCAGGCTACGCGCCGTCACTGGTATGCGAATCCTGCCGCGAACCTGCCCGGTGCGGCAACTGCCAGGGGCCGCTGGCCCTCGGCGGAAGCTCAGCCATACCGCAGTGCCGCTGGTGTTCGACGCCGGCACCGGACTGGCGGTGCGTGCACTGCACCGGGCGGCGGCTTCGCAAGGGCGCCACGGGCGTGCTGCGGACGGCGGAGGAACTGGGGCGCGCCTTCCCCGGCACCACCGTGGTGACATCTTCCGGTGATCATGTGAAGGCCGCAGTAGGCCATGGCAAGGCTCTCGTGGTGGCCACGGTGGGAGCTGAACCGGTGGCCGAGGGAGGCTACGCCGCAGCACTGCTGCTGGACGGCGATTCGTTGTTGCGCCGCGAAACCCTGCGCGCCGGCGAGGACACCGTGCGGCGGTGGTTCAACGCTGCAGCCCTGGTCCGTCCCGCTTCCGAGGGCGGGCTGGCCGTCATCACTGCCGGGGACACAGCTGCGGTGGGTGCGCTGCTGCGCTGGGATCCGGCGGGCTACGCCCAGCGGGAACTGTCGCTGCGGGTAGAACTCCAGCTTCCCCCCGCCGTCCGGATTGCCTCCGTTACAGGCCCGCGGGCCGCCGTCGAACACTTCACCGGGGCAGTCTCGGCAGACCTGGCCGGCTCCGGCATCCTTCTGCGCATGGCAGGTCCAGCCCCGGTGCTGCCGGCCGGACCGCCGGCAGCCGGCCGCTCCGGCGAGGACGTCCGGACCCTGCTGTTCTTCCCCTACGGCCAGGCCGCCGTCGTCGTCCGCGTCCTGCGCGCTACCCGTTCTGCGGTGGCTGCCAAACGGGCCTTCGATCCCTTCCAGCTCCGCCTGGACGGCGTGGACGTCCTCTAA